In Desulfobacter hydrogenophilus, the genomic stretch ATCGAAGCAGCCTACTGCGATTTTCAGGTGCTCATAATCGGCTGGTTCCTTCTATAAAAGGAGACAAATAAAAATGGGAAAAACAATTCACATCTCCCCCCTGTCACGAATAGAGGGGCATGCAAATATTGACATACAGCTTGACGACAACGGCGAAGTGGCTTCGGCCACCACTCATTTTAACTCCATCAGGGGATTTGAAAAATATGTCCAGGGGAAACCGGCTGAGGAGGTGACTCGTATTGTCACCCGTATCTGCGGAATCTGCCCTTGGCATCATCATCTGTCATCCACTAAAGCCGTGGATGCCTGTTTCGGTGCAAACGTTGCCCCGGCAGGCCACATGCTGCGCGAATGCATGCAGAATATGGCGCATATCAACGACAAAATTTTGCACTTTTATTTTCTGGCAGCACCGGATTTTATCATGGGTCCGGATGCTGATTACAAAGTCAGGAACGTCATCGGGATTGCCCAGGCAGCACCGGAGTTAGCCAAGAAAGTCATTAAAATGAGGCAGCTGGGACAGATGATGATGGAAAAATTCGCAGGAAAGGTCATCCATCCAATAGCAGCTGTCCCGGGCGGATTTTCAAAACCCATGTCGGACAGCCAGCGCAAAGAGTTGATCGAGAGCACCAAGACCCTGCTGGACTTTGCCACCTTTTCCATGGCCCATGCCAAGGAAAACATTTTCCCGGCTTATATGGATGACGTAACCACGCTTGGCTCTATCACTACAGGTTTTATCGGTACGGTGGACTACCACGGGGCATTGAATTTCTATGATGGAAATATCCGACTCATGATGATAGACGGATCATTCCAGGATTTTAATGATGCAGATTACCTTGATTATATCGCAGAACACGTGGAACCAACATCCTATGGCAAATTTCCCTATGCGAAGTCCTGGAACCAGGGATTCTCCATGGATATTGACAATCCCAAAGGTGTCTACCGCTCCAATTGCCTAGCAAGACTGAATACCTGCGATCATATATCCACCCCCCTTGCCCAGGCTGAACTGGAAGCGTTCAGGGAACAATTCGGCCGCCCTGCCCAGCATACTCTGCTCTACCATTGGGCCAGACTTATCGAATTGGTATATGCCTGTGAAAAGACTCTTGAGCTGCTTATGGATACAGCCATCTGCGGAAAAGAAACCCGATTTGAAGTCTCCCCGAAAGCCGGTCGCGGCGTAGGCCATGTGGAAGCGCCCAGAGGGACCTTGATACATGACTACACAACCGATGAAAACGGACTCATTGAAAAAGCCAACATGATTGTTGGTACCACCCACAACCTGGCCCCTATTTCAATGAGCGTAGAGCAGTCCGCAAAAATGCTTATCAAAGACGGCCATGTGGATGAAACAATATTAAATAAGGTAGAGATGTCGGTGCGAGCGTACGACCCCTGAATCAGCTGCGCCACTCACCGCCTGGATGGCGGTAAAATGATTGATATCAAAGTATATGACAATAACGGTGAAATAATCCACCAATAAAGGCTTTTAAAAATTTACGGGTGCTGGAAAGTCGGCACCCGTTTTTTATTTTCATTGGCACCCAAAGTGCCACTTTCTTTTAAAATACTTTTCAGCCTTAATTTGTAACCATTGCATTCTGCCTGGGTAAAAGAAGCAATTCCTCACGGTAGATGTCCAGATATGGGATTTACCCACTTCAACACCACCCCGTACCTCTCCCTGCTATAACCAAATAGGATATATCTCATTGACACTTTCTTTTATCTCCAGAACCGTAATTGAAAGTCTAAAATACATTAGGCTATGCCGACATTATGAGTCAGCACCTGTAGAAAGGAGAGATCCTCCTCTGAGAGATCCCACACCGTTGAATGATAGATTCTGAGAGCACCGATCATTTTACCCCGAAGATTTATGGGAAGGGATACAATGGCCCTTATCCTCTCCTCTTCGGCTTTTTCAGGATACTGAAGTATATCGCTTTTTTGTGTATCTTTGATGATGACAGGGGGTTTTTCATTCCTGGCACGGTCCTTTTATGAACCATGTAAAAAAAGCCCCCTATACTTTAGAAAGTGGAACTATGTGGGGGGACAAACTCCATTCCAAATAAAAAAGGCTCTCAAGTTATGCCCTGAAAACCCTTGGTGTTTGTGGTACGCCCGGCAGGATTCGAACCTGCGACTCCTTGATTCGTAGTCAAGTACTCTATCCAGCTGAGCTACGGGCGCCAAAAACTTTATATTTATATCAATCTTTAAGTAATAATTCAAGTGATTTTATTAATTCCGATGAATTTTAATTCAAAAAAATATACTCATAAAAACTAAATAGTTACACTTAATTCGGGAGAGCAAGCCTTGTTTCTTGGGTCAGAATTTTTACTTTTATTCTAACCCCCAAATATTCAAATAAAAAAGCCCGGGCCAATTTTAAATTGACCCGGGCTTTCAAAAAATAATCCGGCGACGTTCTACTCTCCCACACAGTCTCCCATGCAGTACCATCGACGCTAAAGAGCTTAACTTCCGTGTTCGAGATGGGTACGGGTGTGGCCTCTTTGCCATCGTCACCGGATTAAACTGATAATATTTAATCTGTTGTAGTAAATTCAAGCTTGCTATGTTCTATCAAAACGTTCAAAATTATTCATGGAAAAAAGTGGCTAAGCCTCACGACCTATTAGTACTGGTAAGCTCAACATGTTGCCATGCTTACACACCCAGCCTATCAACCTTGTAGTCTTCAAGGGGTCTTCAGTACTTACGTATGGGATATCTAATCTTGAAGTTGGCTTCCCGCTTAGATGCTTTCAGCGGTTATCCATACCCAACTTAGCTACCCAGCAATGCCGCTGGCGCGACAACTGGAACACCATTGGTTGGTCCAATCCGGTCCTCTCGTACTAGGATCAGATCTCCTCAAATATCCTGCGCCCACGAAAGATAGGGACCAAACTGTCTCACGACGTTTTAAACCCAGCTCACGTACCACTTTAATTGGCGAACAGCCAAACCCTTGGGACCTGCTCCAGCCCCAGGATGTGATGAGCCGACATCGAGGTGCCAAACCGCCCCGTCGATGTGAACTCTTGGGGGCGATAAGCCTGTTATCCCCGGCGTACCTTTTATCCGTTGAGCGACGGCCCTTCCATTCAGAACCGCCGGATCACTAAGACCTACTTTCGTACCTGCTCGAGATGTCTCTCTCGCAGTCAAGCTCCCTTATGCCCTTGCACTCTACGGCTGGTTTCCAATCAGCCTGAGGGAACCTTCGCGCGCCTCCGTTACTCTTTGGGAGGCGACCGCCCCAGTCAAACTACCCACCAGACACTGTCCCAGTTCCGGGTTACGGAACGTGGTTAGAACACTGAAACATGAAGGGTGGTATTTCAAGGGTAACTCCACACACACTGGCGCGCATGCTTC encodes the following:
- a CDS encoding Ni/Fe hydrogenase subunit alpha, with the protein product MGKTIHISPLSRIEGHANIDIQLDDNGEVASATTHFNSIRGFEKYVQGKPAEEVTRIVTRICGICPWHHHLSSTKAVDACFGANVAPAGHMLRECMQNMAHINDKILHFYFLAAPDFIMGPDADYKVRNVIGIAQAAPELAKKVIKMRQLGQMMMEKFAGKVIHPIAAVPGGFSKPMSDSQRKELIESTKTLLDFATFSMAHAKENIFPAYMDDVTTLGSITTGFIGTVDYHGALNFYDGNIRLMMIDGSFQDFNDADYLDYIAEHVEPTSYGKFPYAKSWNQGFSMDIDNPKGVYRSNCLARLNTCDHISTPLAQAELEAFREQFGRPAQHTLLYHWARLIELVYACEKTLELLMDTAICGKETRFEVSPKAGRGVGHVEAPRGTLIHDYTTDENGLIEKANMIVGTTHNLAPISMSVEQSAKMLIKDGHVDETILNKVEMSVRAYDP
- a CDS encoding GAF domain-containing protein, whose translation is MIKDTQKSDILQYPEKAEEERIRAIVSLPINLRGKMIGALRIYHSTVWDLSEEDLSFLQVLTHNVGIA